One window of the Salvelinus alpinus chromosome 13, SLU_Salpinus.1, whole genome shotgun sequence genome contains the following:
- the LOC139537515 gene encoding ras-like protein family member 10B, with amino-acid sequence MHWPVVCENREGGGAAAGGRGGRSMPPPFRIAVLGAQGVGKTAIVQRFLHDDYSEMPTPATSRARRVHLSAAVLNGHVHDLQITDYPAITSFPGNSMQEWTDTCCRGIRSAHVYILVYDICCFDSFEYIKTMRQQILETRVLGTGDMPILVVGNKRDLQRGRVIPRHNMSDLVRKNWKCGYVECSAKFNWHVLLLFGEALRSVGCARCKHVHATIRFQRALRNERCALM; translated from the exons ATGCACTGGCCGGTGGTTTGCGAGAACAGGGAGGGGGGTGGAGCAGCAGCAGGGGGTCGAGGGGGGCGCAGCATGCCGCCTCCCTTCCGCATCGCTGTGCTGGGGGCACAAGGCGTGGGCAAGACTGCCATCGTGCAGCGCTTCCTCCACGATGACTACAGCGAGATGCCCACCCCGGCAACCAGCCGCGCCCGCCGGGTTCACCTGTCTGCTGCTGTGCTCAATGGCCACGTGCACGACCTGCAGATCACTGACTATCCTGCCATCACCAGCTTCCCCGGGAACTCAATGCAG gaGTGGACAGACACCTGCTGCCGAGGCATCCGCAGCGCTCACGTCTACATCCTGGTCTATGACATCTGCTGCTTCGACAGCTTCGAATACATCAAGACCATGCGCCAGCAGATCCTAGAGACCAG GGTGTTGGGCACAGGCGACATGCCCATCCTGGTCGTGGGGAACAAGCGGGACTTGCAGCGGGGGCGTGTTATCCCCCGCCACAACATGTCCGACCTGGTGAGGAAGAACTGGAAGTGTGGCTACGTGGAGTGTTCGGCCAAGTTCAACTGGCACGTGCTTCTGCTGTTCGGGGAGGCTCTGCGCAGTGTGGGCTGTGCCCGCTGCAAACACGTCCATGCAACCATCCGCTTCCAACGGGCACTAAGAAACGAACGCTGTGCCCTCATGTGA